A region of the Streptomyces sp. NBC_00442 genome:
TTGCCCGCGCCCGCGCCTCCGACACGTACGAACACGTCCTGCACGGTGGTGGGATTGGCCGAGTGGTCACGCGACGCGCCGGCCGGGCCGACCTCCAGCAGGGTCGCCGAGTTGACCGGCCCCGCGTCGATGAGGAAGCCCGCGAGACGTACGCCGTCCACATCCGCGACCCGCACCGCGGTCGCCCCGTTGTCCGGCACGATCGTGGCGTAACCCAGGCCGAGTACCACGGTGTTGGCGCGGTTGACCTGGATCGGCTGGTCGACGTGGTAGATGCCCGGTGTCAGCAGCAGATGCAGCCCCTGCGTGAGCGCCTGGTTGAGGGTGGCCGCGCTCACCCCGGGCTTGGCCACGTAGAACTGCGAAAGCGACAGAGAGGTGCCCCGCGGTGTGCCGCTCCCCCAGGTGACCCCGCGCGCATTGGTCCGCTTCTCGGGCAGGAAGACGCGGTACTCGCTGCCGTTGAGGTACAGGAACGGCTTCTCCCGCGAGACCGGAGTCGTGTCGAGCGTCGTGTACGACGGGTTCGGGAAGCTCTGGGCGGGGGCGCCCTGGACGCCGGAGAACACCATGTTCCACACGGCGTTGACCCAGCCGCCGATCACGCTGTCGCGGGTGTACCACTGTTGTTGTGAGTACGGCCCGACCTGGCCGTCGATCCGGCTGTCGGCGATGTAGCCGCCGCTGGCCCAGCCGTAGCCGGACGGAGCGAGGTTGAGGCCGCCCCGGACATGCATCCGGCGGAACGGCGCGGCTTGGGCGACGGCCCAGCGGTCGGTGCCGTTGACCGGCACGAGGGCCAGGTTCTCCGCGGAACGCCAGAAGTTCTGCGTCGCGTTGCCGTTGGCCCAGCCCGCGTCGACCGTGACGTCTCCGTTGATCGTGGTGTCGTCCGGGGAGAGACCGAGGCCGGCGATGGAGGTGTAGAAGCCGATCTGCGCGTTGATACCGCTGTAGGTGCCCGGCTTGAACAGCAGGGCGTAGCGGCCGGTGCCGAACTGCGCCGACTCCTGCTGCCGGAAGATCTGGTCCAGGCGGGCCTGGATGCCGGAGGTGGAGGGGTCGAAGACCACGACGTTGGGGCCGAGGTCGCCGCCGCCCGGCAGGGCGCGGGGGCTCCCGGAGACGGCGGTCCCAGGGGATGCCGGGGACGCGGGCGCCGCGGCGGCGGGCGTCGCCAGGCCCGCCACGAGGGGGGCCGAGGCGGCTGCGGCGGCGACGGCGCCGAGCACGGTGCGGCGGGCTACGGAAGAGGGGGTTCCGGACGGGGCATCGGGCGGAACAGGGGGCATGGGGAGACTCTCCTGGTTCAAGAGGTGAACGAAGGGGGGCGGGGGAGCGCTCTCTCGCCGGGGAATGCTTCATCCCGGTGAACTCAACGTCAAGGGTTGCGGCAGAAATCCCCGGGGTTCGCGTTCACATGTCGTCACATCCCTGGTGAGCGGGGTTCCGGGGACGCCGATGGTCCAACTGGGCTCAGGGGATGTGCCGTTGCGGCCGTCGCTCGGGCTCGGCGGACGTCTCGTCTTCTCGTGTCGCGCCCCTTGACACTCCCGCCCGGCCGCCCGGAGACTCCAGGACTGGGAGAGCGCTCTCCCACTCTCTCGCTCCAACCACGGACCGCGAACCACGGACCGCGAACCACGCCCCACGGGCCGTGGCAACGGCCACGGACGACAGTCCGGCGGGTTCCGATTCCCCCGGGGGCCCGGGAAGCCGCGCCACCGGCGAACCCGGTCGCACCCCCTCCCCGCTCCCTCTCGCCCTCTCCCCTCCCACCCCCCCAACTGCGCAATCTTCAGGAGGACTTCATGCCACGGAGATCGAATCTCCTCTCCGGCACCCTGATCGCGAGCGCCATGCTGCTGACCACGCTCGGTCTCGGCGGCGTCGCCATGAGCGCCGGCACGCCCGCACCGGGTGGCGCGGCCTCGGCGTCCCTCGGGACCGACCACACGGCGCACACCATGGCCATGACCATGGCCGCGTCCACCGCCACCTCGGCGGACGACCCCGACGGCGACGGCTACATCCCGGCGAACCCCCCGGTCACCGGCGTCTCGCCGTCGACACAGGACCCGCCGCACCGTTACTTCCACGAGTTCCAGGCCAACTGTTCGGTGACCCACACCGCCCCGGACGATCCCATCGTCTACCCGCAGCAGCCGGGCAAGTCCCACGACCACACGTTCATGGGCAACACCACCACCAACGCCAACAGCACCACCGCCTCGCTGGACGCGGGCTCCACGACCTGCAAGGCGCCCGGAGACAAGTCGGGGTACTGGATGCCCTCCTTGTTCAACGGCGCCCAGAAGATCCTGCCGGTCGGCCCTCAGACGATCTACTACAAGGCGGGCGTCACCGACTACACCAGCGTCCGTCCCTTCCCCAAGGGCCTCCGGTTCGTGGTGGCCAGCCCGATGCAGTCGGCCGACGAGTTCCGTCACCACCCCGGCTTCGTCGAGGGCTGGGAGTGCGGCGACAGCTTCTTCAACGTCAACTTCCCGGTCAACTGC
Encoded here:
- a CDS encoding coagulation factor 5/8 type domain-containing protein produces the protein MPPVPPDAPSGTPSSVARRTVLGAVAAAAASAPLVAGLATPAAAAPASPASPGTAVSGSPRALPGGGDLGPNVVVFDPSTSGIQARLDQIFRQQESAQFGTGRYALLFKPGTYSGINAQIGFYTSIAGLGLSPDDTTINGDVTVDAGWANGNATQNFWRSAENLALVPVNGTDRWAVAQAAPFRRMHVRGGLNLAPSGYGWASGGYIADSRIDGQVGPYSQQQWYTRDSVIGGWVNAVWNMVFSGVQGAPAQSFPNPSYTTLDTTPVSREKPFLYLNGSEYRVFLPEKRTNARGVTWGSGTPRGTSLSLSQFYVAKPGVSAATLNQALTQGLHLLLTPGIYHVDQPIQVNRANTVVLGLGYATIVPDNGATAVRVADVDGVRLAGFLIDAGPVNSATLLEVGPAGASRDHSANPTTVQDVFVRVGGAGAGKATTSMVINSRNTIVDHTWVWRADHGTGVGWDTNRADYGVVVNGDDVLCTGLFVEHFNKYDVQWFGQRGRTVFFQNEKAYDAPNQAAVQDGSVKGYAAYKVGPNVTTHEAWGLGSYCNYTADTGIVQHHGFAAPNAAGVKFHDVLVVSLGGNGQYEHVINEAGSPTSGTSTVPSTVVSYP
- a CDS encoding DUF1996 domain-containing protein; this translates as MPRRSNLLSGTLIASAMLLTTLGLGGVAMSAGTPAPGGAASASLGTDHTAHTMAMTMAASTATSADDPDGDGYIPANPPVTGVSPSTQDPPHRYFHEFQANCSVTHTAPDDPIVYPQQPGKSHDHTFMGNTTTNANSTTASLDAGSTTCKAPGDKSGYWMPSLFNGAQKILPVGPQTIYYKAGVTDYTSVRPFPKGLRFVVASPMQSADEFRHHPGFVEGWECGDSFFNVNFPVNCPSRADVQLNIRFQAPSCWDGKYLDTPDHKSHMAYPVVKPGTNDNVCPADHPVALPMIEFKMAFPVNGDLSQAKLASGPSYSFHYDFFNAWDDATLKALVDHCVVGGLQCDARGYDQTHPEAGAALDANYRLP